In one window of Polynucleobacter sp. AM-7D1 DNA:
- a CDS encoding heavy-metal-associated domain-containing protein, producing the protein MFALKVSGMTCGGCINAVTRAVQAQDPQAQVQADLATQIVTLETTLTPELAAELITDAGFPVSQ; encoded by the coding sequence ATGTTTGCGCTCAAGGTTTCAGGTATGACATGCGGCGGCTGTATTAATGCTGTAACTAGAGCTGTGCAAGCTCAAGACCCTCAGGCACAGGTTCAAGCAGACTTGGCGACACAGATAGTGACGCTTGAAACAACCCTCACCCCCGAGCTAGCTGCTGAGCTCATAACAGATGCCGGATTTCCAGTTTCACAATAG